Proteins found in one Bremerella volcania genomic segment:
- a CDS encoding MFS transporter, whose product MPFMDAPSNPYQSPAGGAAAETIPDRLASDPSFWATTSTQFFGAFNDNIFKQLLLLVAVNQALQGSGEADYQGLAMVVFAAPFVLFAGPTGFLADKYSKTSIIRISKVLEIVAMALGVAAFFWYDQLGMAGLMLVLAFMGFQSTLFAPAKYGILPELFHGRDLPKVNGVFLMTTFLAIIFGTVLAGILRDSLPGNLWIASLVCVAVAVVGTLTTIPIRRTSQATPEAKFTMQAIGIPKKTRELFMQDHSILKALLASCMFWLCAGIVQQAVNSLGKVQLELSDTETSWLGGAIGLGIGVGCMLAGLLSSGKIEFRLVQIGAWGILLCLALMATPGGQHGHLLGLWGSLPVLVLLGIFTGMFSVPIQVYLQAKAPEDQKGQVIAEMSRANWLAIFLSGFLYSVFDQVLIWGDLSRCYLFGFTLIIMLPVALFYHPQSEALESDKDTQ is encoded by the coding sequence ATGCCGTTCATGGATGCCCCTTCCAATCCGTACCAGTCGCCTGCCGGCGGAGCCGCTGCCGAAACGATCCCCGATCGTCTCGCTAGCGATCCGTCTTTCTGGGCGACGACCTCGACGCAGTTCTTTGGCGCGTTCAACGACAACATCTTCAAACAACTCCTGCTTCTGGTTGCCGTGAACCAGGCCCTGCAGGGGAGTGGCGAGGCCGACTACCAGGGACTGGCCATGGTGGTCTTCGCGGCCCCGTTTGTGCTGTTTGCCGGGCCGACCGGCTTTTTGGCCGACAAGTACAGCAAGACGTCGATCATTCGTATCTCGAAGGTGCTTGAGATCGTGGCCATGGCCTTGGGGGTCGCGGCCTTCTTCTGGTACGACCAACTGGGGATGGCCGGGCTGATGCTGGTGCTGGCGTTCATGGGCTTTCAAAGCACGCTGTTCGCGCCGGCCAAGTATGGGATTCTGCCGGAGTTGTTTCATGGGCGTGATCTGCCGAAGGTGAACGGCGTATTCCTGATGACCACCTTCCTGGCGATCATCTTTGGAACGGTGCTCGCCGGCATCCTGCGGGACTCGCTGCCAGGCAACTTGTGGATTGCTTCGCTGGTGTGCGTGGCGGTGGCGGTGGTGGGGACATTGACGACGATTCCCATTCGCCGCACGAGCCAAGCGACGCCAGAGGCAAAGTTCACCATGCAGGCGATCGGCATTCCGAAGAAGACGCGCGAGCTGTTCATGCAGGATCACTCGATCTTGAAGGCGCTGCTCGCGTCGTGCATGTTCTGGCTCTGTGCCGGAATCGTGCAGCAGGCGGTCAACTCGCTCGGCAAAGTGCAGCTTGAACTGAGCGACACTGAAACCAGTTGGCTTGGCGGGGCGATTGGGTTGGGGATCGGAGTGGGCTGCATGCTGGCCGGTTTGCTATCGAGCGGCAAGATCGAGTTTCGCCTGGTGCAGATCGGCGCCTGGGGGATTCTATTGTGCCTGGCGTTGATGGCGACCCCCGGCGGCCAGCATGGGCACCTGCTCGGTTTGTGGGGAAGCTTGCCGGTATTGGTCTTACTGGGGATATTCACCGGGATGTTTTCGGTTCCGATTCAGGTTTACTTGCAGGCCAAGGCCCCCGAAGACCAGAAGGGCCAGGTCATTGCCGAGATGTCTCGCGCCAATTGGCTGGCCATCTTCCTGTCAGGGTTCTTGTATTCGGTCTTCGATCAGGTTCTGATCTGGGGAGACCTGTCACGCTGTTATTTGTTTGGATTCACCCTCATCATCATGCTTCCGGTGGCCCTGTTTTATCATCCGCAGTCGGAAGCATTGGAATCGGATAAGGATACTCAGTAA
- a CDS encoding SIS domain-containing protein, producing MLGASLDIAAYIDRFKAELDKLDQAQIKKWADLVYEAYENGKFVYIFGNGGSGCNASHMAEDFGKSSLREKDLGDESLRRLKVLSLTDNAGWIMAVGNDIGYDQIFLQQVMNYGQEGDVVLAISGSGNSDNVLKAVDWANRHGLKTLGLTGYGGGKLRDLAHHSFHVPLDDMGMVESIHLAIFHWVLNDVFARINDEGRYAK from the coding sequence ATGCTCGGAGCATCTCTCGACATCGCGGCCTACATCGATCGCTTCAAGGCCGAACTCGACAAGCTGGATCAGGCTCAGATCAAGAAGTGGGCCGACCTGGTTTACGAGGCCTACGAGAACGGCAAGTTCGTCTACATCTTCGGCAACGGCGGCAGCGGCTGCAACGCTAGCCACATGGCCGAAGACTTCGGCAAAAGTTCCCTCCGCGAGAAAGACCTGGGAGACGAATCGCTTCGCCGGTTGAAGGTCCTCAGTTTGACCGACAACGCCGGCTGGATCATGGCCGTGGGGAACGACATCGGCTACGACCAGATCTTCCTGCAGCAGGTGATGAACTACGGTCAGGAAGGGGACGTCGTGCTGGCGATCAGCGGCAGCGGCAACAGCGACAACGTACTGAAGGCAGTCGACTGGGCTAATCGGCACGGGCTCAAAACGCTTGGCCTCACCGGCTACGGCGGAGGCAAGCTGCGCGACCTGGCCCACCACAGCTTTCACGTTCCGCTGGATGACATGGGGATGGTCGAAAGCATTCACCTAGCCATTTTTCACTGGGTATTGAACGACGTCTTTGCCCGCATCAACGATGAAGGCCGCTACGCGAAATGA
- a CDS encoding ROK family protein → MKVIGVEIGGTKLQATLADADSLEVIGSLRETIVPAKGAEGIRHQLEAMIRSLQSQYDVDAMGIGFGGPLDAKTGIITTSHQVEGWDQFPLADWCRERFGLPTVIRNDCDTAALAEATLGAGKGRQSSFYVTVGSGIGGGYVVDGKLMGTGRPAFAEIGHLRPGVLHSEATNTVEAESSGFGIMAEVRHILQGIASEEQADDYWELVNCCDGNIDVLTTKNIADAATNGNGIACAVLHDAVETLGWAIAQMITLMAPEVVVIGGGVSLMPEKLFLTPLKENVATYVFPPLAKSYEIVRADLGEAVVVQGALLLAKQSLA, encoded by the coding sequence ATGAAAGTCATCGGCGTCGAAATTGGTGGCACAAAGCTGCAAGCGACCCTGGCCGATGCGGACTCGCTCGAAGTGATTGGCTCGCTTCGCGAAACGATCGTGCCGGCCAAGGGTGCCGAGGGGATTCGTCACCAGTTGGAAGCGATGATTCGCTCGCTTCAGTCACAGTATGACGTCGATGCGATGGGAATCGGGTTCGGTGGTCCACTCGACGCGAAGACCGGGATCATCACCACGAGCCACCAGGTCGAAGGTTGGGATCAATTCCCGCTGGCTGATTGGTGTCGCGAGCGGTTTGGTCTTCCGACTGTCATCCGCAACGACTGCGATACGGCCGCGCTCGCCGAAGCGACCCTGGGTGCCGGCAAGGGGCGACAAAGCTCGTTCTACGTGACCGTCGGAAGCGGTATCGGGGGCGGGTACGTCGTCGATGGAAAGCTGATGGGGACCGGCCGGCCAGCGTTCGCCGAGATCGGTCATCTGCGTCCCGGCGTGCTGCATTCGGAAGCGACAAATACGGTTGAAGCCGAGTCGTCCGGTTTTGGCATCATGGCCGAAGTTCGCCACATCCTGCAAGGCATCGCTTCTGAGGAGCAGGCAGATGACTACTGGGAACTGGTCAACTGCTGCGACGGCAACATCGATGTCCTGACCACCAAGAACATCGCTGACGCCGCCACCAATGGAAACGGTATTGCGTGCGCGGTCCTGCACGATGCGGTTGAAACGCTCGGCTGGGCGATCGCTCAGATGATCACGCTGATGGCGCCGGAGGTCGTCGTGATTGGCGGCGGTGTTTCGCTGATGCCGGAGAAGCTGTTTCTGACGCCGCTGAAAGAAAACGTCGCAACCTATGTCTTCCCGCCGCTGGCCAAAAGCTACGAGATCGTCCGGGCGGATCTCGGGGAAGCGGTGGTCGTGCAAGGGGCACTACTCTTGGCGAAGCAGTCATTAGCGTAA
- a CDS encoding restriction endonuclease has product MIRAVAPAWWKLLDYLKENPDRVFELPPRKFEELVAGAYQSEGWIVKLTPRSGDNGIDVIAEKPGVFKFRIHDQAKLYKPGRVVTAEEVRALLHTIHPAGLNKGASMGVVTTSSSFAPRIEKDPSIAGYMPHHLTLIDGEKLFDRLDEISKTKEQL; this is encoded by the coding sequence GTGATAAGAGCTGTTGCCCCGGCGTGGTGGAAATTGCTTGACTACCTGAAAGAGAACCCAGATCGCGTTTTTGAACTTCCCCCGAGAAAGTTCGAGGAGTTAGTTGCTGGGGCATATCAATCTGAAGGATGGATTGTAAAGCTTACTCCCCGTAGTGGAGACAACGGAATTGATGTAATCGCGGAGAAGCCTGGGGTGTTCAAATTTCGTATTCATGACCAAGCAAAACTCTATAAACCGGGAAGAGTTGTCACGGCAGAAGAGGTGAGGGCACTTCTGCACACGATTCATCCTGCTGGTCTAAATAAAGGTGCAAGTATGGGAGTGGTTACAACTTCTTCTTCCTTTGCCCCAAGAATTGAGAAAGATCCATCGATCGCCGGATACATGCCACATCATCTAACGTTGATTGATGGAGAAAAACTTTTCGATCGTCTGGATGAAATATCAAAGACTAAGGAACAACTCTAG
- a CDS encoding sulfatase — MHRVLFPLLLSLFCITSLQAANRPNVLFIAVDDLRPELGCYGKPHIHSPNIDRLASQGTVFERAYCMVPTCGASRAALMTSIRPAPKRFVTHLASAEEEVPNITTLNTHFKKAGYTTISNGKVFHHPSDNAKGWSESPWRPKAPTYKLPESIAASKTTPKGRGPAYESADVKDDFYADGKLANKTIEDLRRLKEKDEPFFLAVGFFKPHLPFVAPQKYWDLYDPNTIALPETYHRPQNAPDVAIHNSGELRAYAGIPPKGPVSDETALNMIRGYYACVSFTDANIGKLLDELDRLELADNTIVVLWGDHGWNLGEHTLWCKHSCFETSMHAPLIVKVPGKYAGQKTAALTEFIDIYPSLCQLCGLETPEHCQGQSFVPLLEDPTAAGKPFAIGRFGPGDTIRTDKYRYTEYSAKQKDLNAKMLYDHEKDPQEDTNIVGRPKLQAAVEELSQKLNTNKGK; from the coding sequence ATGCATCGCGTGCTTTTTCCCCTTCTGCTGTCACTCTTCTGCATTACGTCACTTCAAGCAGCCAACCGCCCGAACGTGCTGTTCATCGCGGTCGATGACCTTCGTCCCGAGTTGGGCTGTTACGGCAAGCCGCACATTCATTCGCCGAACATCGATCGCCTGGCGTCCCAGGGAACGGTCTTCGAGCGTGCTTACTGCATGGTTCCTACCTGCGGAGCTTCGCGGGCAGCGTTGATGACCAGCATTCGACCGGCCCCCAAACGATTTGTGACCCATCTCGCCTCGGCCGAAGAGGAGGTACCCAACATCACCACGTTGAATACCCACTTCAAAAAAGCCGGGTACACGACGATCTCCAACGGCAAGGTATTTCATCACCCGAGCGACAACGCGAAGGGATGGAGCGAATCGCCATGGCGACCCAAGGCTCCGACTTACAAGTTGCCTGAGAGCATCGCCGCGTCGAAGACCACGCCGAAAGGCCGTGGACCTGCCTACGAGTCAGCCGACGTGAAGGATGACTTTTACGCCGACGGCAAGTTGGCCAACAAGACGATCGAAGACCTTCGCCGGCTGAAGGAGAAGGACGAACCGTTCTTCCTGGCGGTCGGCTTCTTCAAACCGCATCTTCCTTTCGTCGCGCCGCAGAAGTACTGGGACCTGTACGATCCCAACACGATTGCCTTGCCGGAAACGTATCACCGTCCGCAGAACGCTCCTGACGTTGCCATTCATAACTCGGGCGAACTCCGCGCTTACGCTGGCATTCCCCCAAAGGGCCCCGTGAGCGACGAAACCGCGCTGAACATGATCCGCGGCTACTACGCGTGCGTGAGCTTCACCGATGCCAATATCGGCAAGCTGCTGGATGAACTCGACCGCCTGGAACTGGCCGACAACACGATCGTTGTCCTCTGGGGCGATCATGGCTGGAACCTGGGCGAGCATACCCTCTGGTGCAAGCATTCCTGCTTCGAGACGTCGATGCACGCTCCCCTGATTGTGAAGGTCCCCGGAAAGTATGCCGGCCAGAAGACCGCCGCCTTGACCGAGTTCATCGACATCTACCCTTCGCTGTGCCAGCTATGCGGGCTCGAAACGCCGGAGCACTGCCAAGGGCAAAGCTTCGTGCCGCTGCTGGAAGACCCCACCGCCGCCGGCAAACCCTTTGCCATCGGCCGCTTCGGACCTGGCGATACGATCCGCACCGACAAGTACCGCTACACCGAGTACTCGGCGAAGCAGAAAGACCTAAACGCCAAGATGCTGTACGACCACGAAAAGGACCCGCAAGAGGATACCAACATCGTGGGACGTCCCAAGCTTCAGGCCGCGGTGGAAGAACTTTCGCAGAAGCTGAACACCAATAAGGGAAAGTAG